Genomic window (Gloeocapsa sp. DLM2.Bin57):
TCTTGCGTCAGCGTGCTACTGAGTCGCCTGTACAACCAGAACTAGTGGAGGATGCCCTTAGAGAGCTTCTCTTTGTTTTAGAAGAATTACAAACCTCACAAGAAGAACTACGTCAGCAAAATCAACAATTAATAGCAGCTAGACATCAGGTTGAATTAGAACGTCAAAATTACCAAGTTTTATTTGAACTAGCACCAGATGGATATCTGGTTACTAATCGACAAGGAAAAATTTACCAAGCCAATCAAGCAGCAGCTGAGTTATTCTCTATTCCTAAATCTTATTTAATCAATAAACCTCTAATGGTGTTGATTCATGAATCTAATCGCCAACTCTTCCAAACCCTGCTTTTAACTCTCAACCAAAGCGATGACTGGGAAGTATTTATTAATAAAGGTAACGGAGATAAACGAACATTGGCACTCTCAGTTACCCAGGTCAAAGGACTTTATGACCAAGAAGATACCCTTCTGTGGTTGGCACGTGATATTACTGAAAGAAAGCTTGCTGAGGCACAAATCCACTATCTGGCATATTATGACTCCCTGACTAATCTACCTAATCGTTATCTCCTTTTAGAACACCTAGAGAATACCTTCGCCCTTGCTAAACGTTCTTACCACTACGGAGCGTTGTTATTTATCGATTTAGATCGTTTTAAGACTATTAATGATTCTTGTGGTCATGATTTTGGCGATCTCTTACTTCCTCAAGTCGCAATGCGTCTTCAACAATCTCTACGTCAGACAGATATGGTAGCACGTTTTAGGGGAGACGAGTTTGTGATCCTGTTGCCAGAGTTATCATATCAACAGGAGATAGCTGCTCTTCTGAGTCAAAATATTGCTGAGAAAATTCTTACTTCACTTACTGTTCCTTTTATGTTAGAACAACACGAAGTGATCATCGGTGCTAATATTGGCATTGCTCTTTTCCCCGATGGGATTAAAAGTGTTAACGAGCTTTTGAAACACGGAGGTACTGCTATGTCCTATGCTAAGATTTGTGGACGTAATAAAGTATGTCTATTTGAAAGTAAAATGCAATTTAATCATTGAGGATAAGAATAAGGTGATTACTACATAGATACGGCAAAGCCTAGCATAGTTTCTGTAGTATTCATAAATATGATTTTTGTTCTACAATTGAGACATAAGGGCTAATTAAACCTTTATGACTAAGGTAACAAAATGGACATATTCTCAGAAATAGAAGCCGTATATCAACGAGCTTTGCTCTTGCGTCAGCGTGCTACTGAGTCGCCTGTACAACCAGAACTAGTGGAGGATGCCCTTAGAGAGCTTCTCTTTGTTTTAGAAGAATTACAAACCTCACAAGAAGAACTACGTCAGCAAAATCAACAATTAATAGCAGCTAGACATCAGGTTGAATTAGAACGTCAAAATTACCAAGTTTTATTTGAACTAGCACCAGATGGATATCTGGTTACTAATCGACAAGGAAAAATTTACCAAGCCAATCAAGCAGCAGCTGAGTTATTCTCTATTCCTAAATCTTATTTAATCAATAAACCTCTAATGGTGTTGATTCATGAATCTAATCGCCAACTCTTCCAAACCCTGCTTTTAACTCTCAACCAAAGCGATGACTGGGAAGTATTTATTAATAAAGGTAACGGAGATAAACGAACATTGGCACTCTCAGTTACCCAGGTCAAAGGACTTTATGACCAAGAAGATACCCTTCTGTGGTTGGCACGTGATATTACTGAAAGAAAGCTTGCTGAGGCACAAATCCACTATCTGGCATATTATGACTCCCTGACTAATCTACCTAATCGTTATCTCCTTTTAGAACACCTAGAGAATACCTTCGCCCTTGCTAAACGTTCTTACCACTACGGAGCGTTGTTATTTATCGATTTAGATCGTTTTAAGACTATTAATGATTCTTGTGGTCATGATTTTGGCGATCTCTTACTTCCTCAAGTCGCAATGCGTCTTCAACAATCTCTACGTCAGACAGATATGGTAGCACGTTTTAGGGGAGACGAGTTTGTGATCCTGTTGCCAGAGTTATCATATCAACAGGAGATAGCTGCTCTTCTGAGTCAAAATATTGCTGAGAAAATTCTTACTTCACTTACTGTTCCTTTTATGTTAGAACAACAAGAAGTGATCATCGGTGCTAGTATTGGCATTGCTCTTTTCCCCGATGGGATTGAAAGTGTTAACGAGCTTTTGAAACAAGGGGATACTGCTATGTATTATGCTAAAAAGTATGAATGTAATAAAATATGTCTATTTGAAAGTAAAATGCAATTTAATCAAGAGAGGGTTTAATCACAACCTAGGGAAAATATTTTATAATGCTAAGAGTAGGTTCTCAATTCCTAACCATGATTTTGGATTATAATCCCTTAAGTTGTCTTCCGAGTGCAGAAGATTTACCCGATTCTGATGATACTCCTGTGGATAATGAATTACAAGACCTGATTCCTCATTTACTTAAGGTTATTCTCGCTTTTATTTGGTCTGAGGATTTTCACTGGTTTTTCGGTTTAGATATGGGTATCTATTATTCTACGGATGACCCAACTAAGGTAATTGTTCCTGATGGTTTTTTAGCTTTGGGTGTACCTAGAATCATTGATCATGATTTACGTCTCTCTTATGTGCTATGGGAAGAATTGGTTATTCCTACTTTGACTCTAGAGGTAGTTTCTCAAACTCGACGGGGTGAATATACTCTTAAGAAGGAATTATACGCAGAAATTGGCATTTTATATTATGTGATTTATAATCCTTTACGTAAACGTAAACCTTCTCTAGAGGTATATAAACTGAATCAGGGTAAGTATGAGTTGTTAAATCAAGAAACACCTATATGGTTACCAGAGATAGGGTTAGGAATAGGTAAGGATAGGGGGAGTTTCCAGGGAATTGAAAGAGAATGGTTGTATTGGTATGATAGTGAGGGTAAGCGTTATTTGACTCCTGAAGAGAAAGCTAAAAAATTAGAAGCTAAATTGCGTAGTTTAGGGATTAATCCTGATGATATTTAGTCAAACCTTTTATAGTCTATCTAGTACAGGAATTCCTAGTAAAGATAAACCTATTTTTAAAGTTCTTGCGGTTATTTCTGAGAGTAAAAGACGAGAAATTCTGATATTTTCTTCTGCTTGTAAAACTGGACATTGATCATAAAATTGGTTGAATTTTTGACTTAATTCAAATAAGTATTGACACAATCGATTGGGTAATAATTCTTTTTCGACTTCTGCTAATAGATCACTAAATTGAAGAAGATGTTTAGCTAAATTTTGTTCTGAGGGTTGTTCTAAGATAATATCTATATTTTCTGGTAGTTGCTTAAAATCAATATTACCTTTACGAATTATACCTTGTACTCTTACGTAAGCATAAAGTAAATAAGGCGCAGTGTTACCTTGAAGAGCAAGCATTTTATCATAACTAAAAGCATAATTACTAGTGCGATTTTGACTTAAATCTGCGTATTTGACCGCACTAATTCCGATGACTTTGGCAACATTTTCGATAAATTCTGTCGTTTCTTGACGTCCTTCTTGGGTTAATCTGTTAACTAAGTCTTGACGCGATCGCGCGATCGCTTCATCTAATAAATCTCGCAACCTGACTGTTTCTCCTGATCGGGTTTTAATTTTTTTCCCGTCTCCTCCCAATACTAAACCAAAGGGAACATGAACTACTTCTACATTTTCTGGGAGAATACCCGCGCGTTTTGCTACTTGGAAGAATTGGGCGAAGTGGTTCGCTTGTCCCATATCTGTTACATAAATAATTCTATTAGCTTTATCTTCTCGGATACGATATTGTAGAGCTGCTAAATCTGTGGTAGCGTAATTATATCCTCCGTCGGATTTTTGGACAATCAGAGGTAAAGGCTCACCCTGTTTATTGGTAAATCCTTCTAAAAAGACGCATTTAGCACCATTATCAACGGTTAAAAGGTTTTTAGCACTTAATAACTCGATGATATCAGCTAAAAAGGGATTATAAAAAGATTCTCCTCTTTCTACTAATTCAATATCTAGTAAATCATAGATAACTTGAAATTCTCGTCGGGATTGTTCACATAATAACTCCCAAGCGCGACGAGTATCTTCTACTCCCGATTGAAGTTTAACTACTTCTTGACGGGAAGTTTCTCGAAAGTTTTCATCTTCATCAAACCGTAGTTTGGCTTGTTTATAGAAAGTTACTAAATCACCAATCATGAGTGCGTCTTGTTTGACTAACGCTTCTGGATAAGCTTCTCGTAGATAAGCAATTAACATACCAAACTGTGTACCCCAATCACCTACGTGATTAAGACGTAACACTTGGTGACCTCTAAAGCTGAGGATACGTGCTAAACAGTCACCAATAATTGTCGATCGCAAATGTCCTACGTGCATTTCTTTAGCTATATTAGGACTAGAAAAGTCTAGCGCTACTCGTTGTTGAGGTTGAGAGATTTCCACACCGAGGCGATCGCTATCTTGATATATTTTTAGTAATTTTGTGCTGAGATAATCTGGTTGAAGGGTGAGATTAATAAAGCCAGGACCTGCTATAGTAGGAGGGAGACAGATATCAGTGATTTCTAATTCTTCAATGATTTTTTGGGCGATTTCCTGTGG
Coding sequences:
- a CDS encoding sensor domain-containing diguanylate cyclase, which translates into the protein LRQRATESPVQPELVEDALRELLFVLEELQTSQEELRQQNQQLIAARHQVELERQNYQVLFELAPDGYLVTNRQGKIYQANQAAAELFSIPKSYLINKPLMVLIHESNRQLFQTLLLTLNQSDDWEVFINKGNGDKRTLALSVTQVKGLYDQEDTLLWLARDITERKLAEAQIHYLAYYDSLTNLPNRYLLLEHLENTFALAKRSYHYGALLFIDLDRFKTINDSCGHDFGDLLLPQVAMRLQQSLRQTDMVARFRGDEFVILLPELSYQQEIAALLSQNIAEKILTSLTVPFMLEQHEVIIGANIGIALFPDGIKSVNELLKHGGTAMSYAKICGRNKVCLFESKMQFNH
- a CDS encoding sensor domain-containing diguanylate cyclase, which codes for MDIFSEIEAVYQRALLLRQRATESPVQPELVEDALRELLFVLEELQTSQEELRQQNQQLIAARHQVELERQNYQVLFELAPDGYLVTNRQGKIYQANQAAAELFSIPKSYLINKPLMVLIHESNRQLFQTLLLTLNQSDDWEVFINKGNGDKRTLALSVTQVKGLYDQEDTLLWLARDITERKLAEAQIHYLAYYDSLTNLPNRYLLLEHLENTFALAKRSYHYGALLFIDLDRFKTINDSCGHDFGDLLLPQVAMRLQQSLRQTDMVARFRGDEFVILLPELSYQQEIAALLSQNIAEKILTSLTVPFMLEQQEVIIGASIGIALFPDGIESVNELLKQGDTAMYYAKKYECNKICLFESKMQFNQERV
- a CDS encoding Uma2 family endonuclease — translated: MILDYNPLSCLPSAEDLPDSDDTPVDNELQDLIPHLLKVILAFIWSEDFHWFFGLDMGIYYSTDDPTKVIVPDGFLALGVPRIIDHDLRLSYVLWEELVIPTLTLEVVSQTRRGEYTLKKELYAEIGILYYVIYNPLRKRKPSLEVYKLNQGKYELLNQETPIWLPEIGLGIGKDRGSFQGIEREWLYWYDSEGKRYLTPEEKAKKLEAKLRSLGINPDDI
- a CDS encoding arginine--tRNA ligase, which produces MIRELNDRFSQALGKAFGQEIIPTDPLVVVASNPKFGDYQCNVALSLTKVLGKKPQEIAQKIIEELEITDICLPPTIAGPGFINLTLQPDYLSTKLLKIYQDSDRLGVEISQPQQRVALDFSSPNIAKEMHVGHLRSTIIGDCLARILSFRGHQVLRLNHVGDWGTQFGMLIAYLREAYPEALVKQDALMIGDLVTFYKQAKLRFDEDENFRETSRQEVVKLQSGVEDTRRAWELLCEQSRREFQVIYDLLDIELVERGESFYNPFLADIIELLSAKNLLTVDNGAKCVFLEGFTNKQGEPLPLIVQKSDGGYNYATTDLAALQYRIREDKANRIIYVTDMGQANHFAQFFQVAKRAGILPENVEVVHVPFGLVLGGDGKKIKTRSGETVRLRDLLDEAIARSRQDLVNRLTQEGRQETTEFIENVAKVIGISAVKYADLSQNRTSNYAFSYDKMLALQGNTAPYLLYAYVRVQGIIRKGNIDFKQLPENIDIILEQPSEQNLAKHLLQFSDLLAEVEKELLPNRLCQYLFELSQKFNQFYDQCPVLQAEENIRISRLLLSEITARTLKIGLSLLGIPVLDRL